In one window of Bdellovibrio bacteriovorus W DNA:
- a CDS encoding hypothetical protein (COG3384 Uncharacterized conserved protein), which produces MKSMPVVFIGHGSPMNAIQKNAFTEELKTLSSQIPKPRAILCVSAHWETQGTQVSSNPRPQTIHDFYGFPQALFQVQYPAPGSPELAQKIMSLAPEVKANPEYGFDHGSWSVLVHMYPDADIPVVQLSVSHSLSAQEHLELGKKLAPLRDDNVLIMATGNIVHNLRKLEWNRPHGGTEWTEKFDREIEKALTTRDTDTLVNYATKLAPEAQLAVPSEEHYLPLLYIYGASNERDTLSFPYEGYEMGSLSMRSVMYTAQ; this is translated from the coding sequence ATGAAATCAATGCCCGTCGTTTTTATAGGTCATGGCTCCCCAATGAATGCGATTCAAAAAAATGCATTCACAGAAGAACTTAAAACTCTTTCTAGCCAGATTCCAAAACCACGGGCCATTCTTTGCGTCTCTGCCCATTGGGAGACGCAAGGAACTCAAGTCTCTAGCAATCCCCGCCCACAAACCATTCACGACTTCTATGGATTCCCTCAAGCCCTATTTCAGGTTCAGTATCCAGCTCCAGGTTCTCCAGAACTTGCTCAAAAAATAATGAGCCTTGCTCCTGAAGTGAAGGCCAATCCCGAGTACGGCTTCGATCATGGTTCATGGTCTGTCCTCGTACACATGTATCCTGATGCTGACATTCCCGTTGTGCAACTGAGTGTGAGCCATTCTTTATCTGCACAAGAACACCTCGAACTTGGAAAAAAACTAGCGCCTCTCCGAGATGACAACGTCTTGATCATGGCAACTGGAAATATCGTACATAACTTAAGAAAGCTTGAATGGAATCGCCCTCACGGCGGAACCGAGTGGACTGAAAAGTTCGATCGGGAAATTGAAAAAGCTTTAACGACTCGAGATACAGACACTCTTGTGAATTACGCTACAAAACTTGCCCCTGAAGCCCAACTAGCAGTCCCTTCAGAAGAGCACTACTTACCTCTTCTTTATATTTATGGTGCTTCTAATGAAAGGGACACCCTGAGCTTCCCCTATGAGGGATACGAAATGGGCAGTCTTTCAATGCGCTCAGTGATGTACACTGCTCAATAA
- a CDS encoding hypothetical protein (COG2353 Uncharacterized conserved protein) — MKALLASALISLVSVSAMAKTIPAGTYNIDPAHSNVTFKIRHLVISTVEGRFSKFDGKIVIDPKVEKSKAEMNVDVASINTDNKDRDDHLRSADFFDAAKYPKITFVVKKIKADGDDFKITGDLTIKGKKKEVTLEADYLGDVQDPFGNHKIAFSAEGKISRKDFGITWNNMVEAGPVVGDEVKLVLNIQAAKPVEKK; from the coding sequence ATGAAAGCACTTTTAGCATCAGCACTTATTTCACTCGTCAGTGTTTCAGCAATGGCAAAAACAATTCCTGCTGGAACCTATAATATCGACCCTGCTCACTCGAACGTGACATTCAAGATTCGCCACTTGGTGATCTCAACGGTTGAAGGTCGTTTTTCAAAATTCGACGGAAAAATCGTTATCGACCCTAAAGTTGAGAAATCAAAAGCTGAAATGAACGTGGATGTAGCGTCAATTAACACAGATAACAAAGATCGTGATGACCATCTTCGTAGCGCCGACTTCTTTGATGCTGCTAAATACCCAAAAATCACTTTTGTTGTTAAAAAAATCAAAGCTGATGGCGATGATTTCAAAATCACTGGAGATCTAACGATCAAAGGTAAAAAGAAAGAAGTGACTCTTGAAGCTGATTACCTAGGCGATGTTCAAGATCCATTTGGTAACCATAAAATTGCGTTCTCTGCTGAAGGCAAAATCAGCCGTAAAGATTTTGGCATCACTTGGAACAACATGGTTGAAGCTGGTCCAGTAGTTGGGGACGAAGTAAAACTTGTTCTTAACATCCAAGCTGCAAAACCAGTGGAGAAAAAGTAA
- a CDS encoding transcriptional regulator (COG0583 Transcriptional regulator): MEQLDLNQVRMFVRLVELGSFTKAAAALKQPKSRVSRWLQNLEQDLGVQLIYRTTRQFQLTESGRSFYERAKNLVEGLDSLTHEMRESTAEVSGLIRVTASDDMGIKLLPTVIDDFLKIYPSVRFDIILTQAYLDLVKESVDVAIRVGTLADSTLRGKKIGVAKSILVATPGFLERHRNWEDLNEFIKLPFIGLSHLNIVNILKPLGTKAKKDVQEILLANNPALLVEFALKGRGIALVPEFLCRDHVLAGRLVHVHKTFKTADIPVSLLTPHQKEMPLRIKKFIEFATLKLKDAF, from the coding sequence ATGGAACAATTAGATCTCAATCAAGTACGCATGTTTGTTCGCCTTGTCGAGCTAGGAAGCTTCACCAAAGCTGCTGCGGCTTTAAAACAGCCTAAATCGAGGGTGAGTCGTTGGCTTCAGAATCTGGAGCAGGACCTTGGTGTGCAGTTGATCTATCGAACCACGCGTCAGTTTCAGCTCACGGAAAGTGGACGCAGTTTTTATGAGAGAGCTAAGAATTTAGTGGAGGGCTTAGATAGCCTGACTCATGAAATGCGCGAAAGCACCGCAGAGGTTTCAGGTCTTATTAGGGTGACGGCCTCGGATGATATGGGAATTAAACTTCTGCCAACAGTGATTGATGATTTTTTAAAAATTTACCCATCAGTTCGTTTTGATATCATTTTGACACAAGCCTATTTAGATTTGGTGAAAGAATCGGTGGACGTCGCTATTCGCGTAGGGACTTTGGCAGACAGTACTTTGCGCGGAAAAAAAATCGGTGTGGCTAAAAGTATTTTGGTGGCCACTCCGGGGTTTTTAGAGCGCCATCGAAATTGGGAAGATCTGAATGAGTTTATCAAGTTGCCCTTTATTGGCTTAAGTCACTTAAACATCGTGAATATTTTAAAGCCATTGGGGACGAAGGCAAAAAAAGATGTGCAAGAAATCTTGCTTGCAAACAATCCCGCTCTTCTTGTGGAGTTTGCTCTGAAGGGAAGAGGAATTGCTTTGGTGCCGGAGTTTCTTTGTCGAGACCATGTCTTGGCGGGGCGCTTGGTACATGTGCATAAAACTTTTAAGACAGCGGATATTCCAGTTTCACTCTTAACGCCTCATCAAAAAGAAATGCCGTTAAGAATTAAAAAGTTTATAGAGTTTGCGACACTAAAATTAAAGGATGCTTTTTGA